A section of the Pan paniscus chromosome 7, NHGRI_mPanPan1-v2.0_pri, whole genome shotgun sequence genome encodes:
- the LOC134730918 gene encoding exonuclease GOR-like, with protein sequence MLRATAPCWFPPGYPEAKKVAEEAALEAPEFPLPSHQPAQSFGLRVPQMHNQASAFVDIQAEPQNRGPAVPPACPKVVTEACYFPAQRGSACCLPAAPRLTERPSGVRISAPRKRKTIAQSSSPCLVTGCTDAKRTRVASSSQRSSGSKVGRQPGKTRNRSGMACKTTTTISSKRIVRRPSLPSLKKPIVLRRSGCQVPTVLRRGYLQLFTEECLKFCASKQEAEEKALNEEKVAYDCSPNKNRYLNVVLNTLKRLKGLTPSSMPGLSRAALYSRLQEFLLSQDQLEENGYPFPHPERPGGAVLFTGQGKGPGDSSCRVCCRCGTEYLVSSSGRCVRDQLCYYHWGRVRSSQVAGGRVSQYTCCAAAPGSVGCQVAKQHVRDGRKDSLDGFVETFKKELSRDAYPGIYALDCEMCYTTHGLELTRVTVVDADMRVVYDTFVKPDNEIVDYNTRFSGVTEADVAKTSITLPQVQAILLSFFSAQTILIGHSLESDLLALKLIHSTVVDTAVLFPHYLGFPYKRSLRNLAADYLGQIIQDSQDGHNSSEDANACLQLVMWKVRQRAQIQPRHRSASPAALA encoded by the coding sequence atgttgcgagccacagctccctgctggttcccacctggatacccagaagctaagaaggtggccgaggaggcggccctcgaggctccagaattccccctgccctctcatcagcctgcccagagcttcgggctccgggtgccccagatgcacaaccaggcctccgcatttgtggacatccaggcggagccccagaacaggggtcctgcggtgcccccagcgtgtcccaaggtggtgacggaggcgtgctacttccctgcacagaggggatcggcctgctgcttgccagccgccccaaggctgacagagaggccctcgggagtccgcatctcagcccccaggaagaggaagacgatcgcccagtcttccagcccttgcttggtcacaggttgcacagatgccaagagaacccgcgtggccagcagcagccaacgctccagtggctccaaggtcggcagacagccagggaagacgcgcaacaggtcagggatggcatgcaagaccaccaccaccatcagctctaagcgaatcgtccgtcgtccatccttaccgagtttgaagaaacctattgtcctccgaaggtctgggtgccaagtccccaccgtcctccgccgaggctatctccaactgttcaccgaagagtgtctcaagttctgcgcctccaagcaggaggccgaggagaaggcgctgaacgaggagaaggtggcctacgactgcagccccaacaagaacaggtacctgaacgtggtcctgaacaccctcaagagactgaagggcctgacccccagctccatgccgggcctcagcagggccgccctgtacagccgcctccaggagttcctgctcagccaggaccagctcgaggagaacggctaccccttcccgcaccccgagcggcccggaggcgccgtcctcttcactggccaggggaaggggcccggcgactcctcctgcagggtctgctgccgttgtggcaccgagtacctggtgtcctcctcgggccgctgtgtacgcgaccagttgtgttattatcactgggggcgggtccgctcgagccaggtggctggaggccgggttagccagtacacctgctgtgcagctgctcctggctctgtgggctgccaggtggcaaagcagcacgtgcgggacggccgcaaggacagcctcgatggcttcgtggagaccttcaagaaagagttgtccagagacgcttatccaggaatctacgccttggactgtgagatgtgctacaccacgcatggcctagagctgacccgcgtcaccgtggtggacgccgacatgcgagtggtgtacgacaccttcgtcaagcccgacaacgagatcgtggactacaacaccaggttttccggagtcaccgaggccgacgtcgccaagacgagcatcaccttgccccaagtgcaagccatcctgctgagctttttcagcgcccaaaccatcctcatcgggcacagcctggagagcgatctgctggccctgaagctcatccacagcaccgtggtggacacggccgtgctcttcccgcactacctgggtttcccctacaagcgttccctcaggaatctcgcggccgactacctgggacagatcatccaggacagccaggacggccacaactccagcgaggacgcaaacgcctgcctgcagctggtgatgtggaaggtccgacagcgcgcccagatccagccacgccaccggtccgcctctcccgccgccctggcc